The following proteins come from a genomic window of Streptomyces sp. NBC_01716:
- a CDS encoding ABC transporter permease, with protein sequence MSTSAVLRSEWIKIRSLRGTAWSLLAGFVLTVGFGVAANAGTGDSEADSAEFDALYSVFIGLNLGQIAAIAFGTMAMSSEYQGGAIRASLTAVPKRGLFYAAKLANVAGLALALGLVTTLVSFLAGSAFMGDAAPDPGDGDAVRAIVGGAVYLTLMAVFAAGLTAVLRSGVAVLSIVIPFTLVLSMVLGEASGSVADYLPDRAGQQVLYADPPGDLAPLAGLAVTALWAVAAMLAGWWFLRRRDA encoded by the coding sequence ATGTCCACCTCAGCCGTGCTCCGCTCCGAGTGGATCAAAATCAGGAGTCTGCGCGGGACCGCCTGGTCCCTCCTGGCCGGCTTCGTACTGACGGTCGGCTTCGGGGTGGCGGCCAACGCGGGTACCGGCGATTCCGAGGCGGACAGCGCCGAGTTCGACGCGCTCTACTCTGTGTTCATCGGTCTCAACCTGGGCCAGATCGCGGCGATCGCCTTCGGCACGATGGCGATGTCGTCCGAGTACCAGGGGGGAGCCATCCGCGCCTCGCTGACGGCGGTGCCGAAGCGGGGTCTGTTCTACGCGGCGAAGCTCGCGAACGTGGCAGGTCTGGCGCTGGCGCTCGGCCTGGTGACCACGCTCGTCTCGTTCCTGGCGGGAAGCGCCTTCATGGGCGACGCGGCGCCGGACCCGGGCGACGGAGACGCGGTGCGCGCCATCGTGGGCGGAGCGGTGTACCTCACGCTGATGGCGGTCTTCGCGGCCGGTCTGACGGCGGTGCTGCGCAGCGGGGTCGCCGTCCTGAGCATCGTGATCCCGTTCACCCTCGTTCTCTCCATGGTCCTCGGTGAGGCATCGGGTTCCGTCGCCGACTATCTCCCGGACCGCGCCGGCCAGCAGGTCCTGTACGCGGACCCGCCGGGCGACCTGGCGCCGCTGGCGGGCCTGGCGGTGACGGCGCTGTGGGCGGTCGCGGCGATGCTGGCGGGCTGGTGGTTCCTGCGGCGCAGGGATGCGTAG
- a CDS encoding ABC transporter ATP-binding protein — protein sequence MTAIDVKDLTKVYPRVRAVDRLTFSVRPGQVTGFLGPNGAGKSTTMRLVLGLDRPTSGTAVIGGRPFTELDEPLRHVGALLDAQAPHGSRTARAHLLALAASNRIPGRRVDEVLEQTGIASVGSRRVKTFSLGMRQRLGVAAALLGDPEVLLLDEPSNGLDPEGIIWIRELMRGLAAENRTVLVSSHLMGETASFADHLIVLGKGRLLADTPTKDFIASRVKPRVRVRTTEPARLREVLLRHGHVPVESDDGRVLIENAEIHDIGLLAAGEGIVLLELAAEEATLEQAYLDLTSGETEFSASAPTGPSPTTPTSNPTSTPQEA from the coding sequence ATGACAGCGATCGATGTGAAGGACCTGACCAAGGTCTACCCGCGGGTACGTGCGGTGGACCGCCTCACCTTCTCGGTCCGGCCCGGCCAGGTCACCGGGTTCCTCGGCCCCAACGGTGCGGGCAAGTCGACCACCATGCGCCTCGTGCTCGGCCTGGACCGCCCCACCTCCGGCACGGCGGTGATCGGTGGCCGCCCGTTCACCGAACTCGATGAGCCGCTGCGGCACGTGGGCGCCCTCCTGGACGCCCAGGCACCGCACGGGTCCCGCACCGCCCGCGCCCACCTCCTCGCGCTCGCCGCGAGCAATCGCATCCCCGGCAGGCGGGTGGACGAGGTCCTCGAACAGACGGGCATCGCGAGCGTGGGCTCCCGCCGGGTGAAGACGTTCTCCCTCGGCATGCGCCAGCGCCTGGGCGTCGCGGCGGCCCTGCTCGGCGACCCCGAGGTGCTGCTGCTCGACGAACCGTCGAACGGCCTCGACCCCGAGGGCATCATCTGGATCCGCGAGCTGATGCGCGGCCTCGCGGCGGAGAACCGCACCGTGCTGGTCTCCAGCCATCTGATGGGCGAGACAGCCTCCTTCGCCGACCATCTGATCGTCCTCGGCAAGGGAAGGCTGCTGGCGGACACACCGACGAAGGACTTCATCGCGTCCCGCGTGAAGCCGCGTGTCCGCGTCCGTACGACGGAGCCCGCACGGCTGCGCGAGGTACTGCTGCGGCACGGCCACGTCCCCGTCGAGTCGGACGACGGCCGCGTACTGATCGAGAACGCCGAGATCCACGACATCGGCCTCCTGGCCGCCGGGGAAGGCATCGTCCTTCTCGAACTCGCCGCCGAGGAGGCCACGTTGGAGCAGGCGTACCTCGATCTCACCTCCGGTGAAACGGAGTTCTCCGCGTCGGCCCCGACCGGGCCCTCTCCAACGACCCCGACCTCGAACCCGACCTCGACCCCGCAGGAGGCCTGA
- a CDS encoding sensor histidine kinase — MRRLIRLSRPAIRTVTYTRWLHLFIGAVAAPIVGLVYPGLDGDGASIWLLPFVPLPLVAIAACVPGMRVAETMQAQLLLFPRPTAPARRQDLGIAGSPSASWGDRWRVFEWMTLRLWLGFGVTTVTINGAVLVLGLLTPSLWPPFGPAVRLPGEWNWWYPLLAPVTGAALIALTWASGALMAALAPRLLGPSPAERFAELEERTERLQERTRIARELHDTIGHALTIAVVQAGAARAAGTPEFTDRALAAIEDTGREALSELDRVLRLLREDGNPAEQRFTLARAGRLVESARGAGADVTTETEGDVEALPGPVSREGYRMLQECLTNVLRHAGPVPVTVRTAVRDGRLELEVRNKLPAEPGDFRDGGSGLRGLHERAVLLGGVAEYGPHGGEWRVRVTLPLR; from the coding sequence ATGAGGCGTCTGATCCGGCTGTCGCGGCCCGCGATACGTACGGTCACCTACACCCGGTGGCTGCACCTGTTCATCGGCGCGGTGGCGGCGCCGATCGTCGGACTGGTCTACCCGGGGCTGGACGGTGACGGCGCCTCCATATGGCTGCTGCCGTTCGTGCCTCTGCCGCTGGTCGCGATCGCCGCGTGTGTCCCCGGTATGCGGGTGGCCGAGACGATGCAGGCGCAACTGCTGCTCTTTCCCAGGCCGACGGCGCCGGCTCGGCGACAGGACCTCGGGATCGCCGGTTCGCCCTCGGCCTCGTGGGGCGACCGCTGGCGGGTCTTCGAATGGATGACGCTGCGGCTGTGGCTCGGCTTCGGGGTCACCACGGTCACCATCAACGGCGCCGTGCTGGTGCTGGGTCTGCTGACGCCGTCCCTGTGGCCACCGTTCGGGCCCGCGGTGCGGCTGCCGGGGGAGTGGAACTGGTGGTACCCGCTGCTCGCCCCGGTGACAGGCGCCGCGTTGATCGCCCTCACCTGGGCGTCCGGTGCGCTGATGGCCGCGCTCGCGCCCCGGCTGCTCGGTCCGTCCCCCGCGGAGCGGTTCGCGGAACTGGAGGAGCGTACCGAGCGGTTGCAGGAACGCACCCGGATCGCCCGCGAGTTGCACGACACCATCGGGCACGCGCTCACCATCGCCGTGGTGCAGGCGGGCGCGGCGCGCGCGGCCGGGACGCCGGAGTTCACCGACCGGGCGCTGGCCGCCATCGAGGACACGGGGCGCGAGGCCCTGTCCGAACTGGACCGGGTGCTGAGGCTGTTGCGCGAGGACGGCAACCCGGCGGAGCAGCGGTTCACGCTCGCCCGTGCCGGACGGCTGGTGGAGTCGGCGCGCGGGGCCGGGGCCGATGTGACCACGGAGACGGAAGGGGACGTCGAGGCCCTGCCCGGACCGGTCTCGCGTGAGGGCTACCGGATGCTCCAGGAGTGCCTCACCAATGTGCTGCGGCACGCGGGTCCGGTGCCGGTGACCGTACGGACCGCGGTCCGCGACGGCCGGCTGGAACTGGAGGTGCGGAACAAACTGCCCGCAGAGCCGGGCGACTTCCGCGACGGGGGCTCCGGGCTGCGCGGGCTCCACGAACGGGCCGTACTGCTCGGCGGGGTGGCCGAGTACGGGCCGCACGGGGGAGAGTGGCGGGTCCGAGTCACCCTGCCGCTACGGTGA
- a CDS encoding response regulator transcription factor, with amino-acid sequence MPITVLLVDDDALVRAGLRAILEAQPDIEVVGEAADGAAVIPLLRKLRPDVVAMDVRMPLMDGIEATRAVLRTVADPPRILVITTFEEDEYVYEALRAGADGFLLKRARPSEIVHAVRIVAEGESLLFPPALRSLAAAHGDESSRRALEKAALTGREGQVLRLVARGLTNAEIAARLHLGTETVKTHVSGVLAKLGARDRIQAVITAYESGFITPGADE; translated from the coding sequence ATGCCGATCACCGTTCTGCTCGTCGACGACGACGCCCTCGTACGTGCCGGGCTGCGCGCCATCCTTGAGGCGCAGCCCGACATCGAGGTCGTCGGCGAGGCGGCGGACGGCGCCGCCGTCATCCCCTTGCTGAGGAAGTTGCGGCCGGACGTCGTCGCCATGGACGTACGTATGCCGCTGATGGACGGCATCGAGGCGACCCGGGCGGTGCTGCGGACGGTCGCCGACCCTCCGAGGATCCTCGTCATCACGACGTTCGAGGAGGACGAGTACGTCTACGAGGCGCTGCGCGCCGGCGCCGACGGGTTCCTGCTCAAGCGCGCCCGGCCCAGCGAGATCGTGCACGCGGTGCGGATCGTCGCGGAGGGCGAGTCGCTGCTCTTTCCGCCCGCGCTGCGCTCCCTCGCCGCCGCGCACGGCGACGAATCCTCACGGCGCGCACTGGAGAAGGCGGCGCTCACCGGACGCGAGGGCCAGGTCCTGCGGCTCGTGGCCCGCGGCCTGACGAACGCGGAGATCGCCGCGCGGCTGCATCTGGGCACCGAGACGGTGAAGACGCATGTGAGCGGGGTGCTCGCGAAGCTCGGCGCGCGGGACCGTATCCAGGCGGTGATCACGGCGTACGAGTCGGGCTTCATCACTCCGGGGGCCGACGAGTAG
- a CDS encoding SAM-dependent methyltransferase gives MADDSTVDLKLDQAHSARMYDYYLGGTTNFPADREAAGKALAAFPSLLATARINRRFMRRSTRFLAQQGMTQFFDIGTGIPTSPNLHEVAQEVTPSSRVVYTDNDPIVLAHARALLHSHADGHTAYAHADATDPTGLLATPEISDTLDFTRPIALSLNALLHFITDDLVDGGAHGIVEHLKAALPKGSTLTITHVTPDFDPEGIARLTGAYRAAGTPGQARSQADIARLFDGWDLLDPGLVPSQRWRPDLEDQAENVTDAEAACYAGIARKP, from the coding sequence ATGGCGGACGACAGCACGGTGGACCTGAAGCTGGATCAGGCGCACTCGGCCCGTATGTACGACTACTACCTCGGCGGCACCACCAACTTCCCCGCCGACCGGGAAGCCGCCGGCAAGGCTCTGGCCGCCTTCCCCTCCCTTCTGGCCACCGCCCGGATCAACCGGCGTTTCATGCGCCGCTCCACGCGGTTCCTCGCACAGCAGGGCATGACCCAGTTCTTCGACATCGGCACCGGCATCCCCACCTCCCCCAACCTCCACGAGGTCGCGCAGGAGGTCACCCCCTCGTCGCGTGTCGTCTACACCGACAACGACCCGATCGTCCTCGCCCACGCCCGTGCCCTGCTCCACAGCCATGCCGACGGCCACACCGCCTACGCCCACGCCGACGCCACCGACCCCACAGGACTCCTGGCGACACCCGAGATATCGGACACCCTCGACTTCACGCGGCCCATCGCCCTGAGCCTCAACGCGCTGCTCCACTTCATCACCGACGACCTTGTCGACGGGGGCGCCCACGGCATCGTCGAACACCTCAAGGCGGCGCTCCCCAAGGGAAGCACCCTCACCATCACCCATGTCACCCCCGACTTCGACCCCGAAGGCATCGCCCGCCTCACGGGCGCGTACCGCGCCGCGGGCACCCCGGGACAGGCACGCTCCCAGGCGGACATCGCCCGCCTCTTCGACGGCTGGGACCTTCTCGACCCGGGCCTCGTCCCCTCCCAGCGCTGGCGCCCCGACCTTGAGGACCAGGCCGAGAACGTCACGGACGCGGAAGCCGCCTGCTACGCGGGAATCGCCCGTAAGCCGTGA
- a CDS encoding sigma factor-like helix-turn-helix DNA-binding protein: MLGLTFDAFHDYHRKLWMRYAHTQVGGRPAAETVVDAACARLKSDWKYVLAQESVPQYAWSLLKEEIHRWLDERGLEPLLVGTAAFHAAIGKLLLHEPRDEFAVLAGELGLYAAIAGLPERQYDVIVLRFVLGMDEGHVAEYLGIELATVRSHVRHARRRLARELNIKTGPTETED; the protein is encoded by the coding sequence GTGCTGGGTCTGACCTTCGACGCCTTCCACGACTACCACCGCAAACTGTGGATGCGTTACGCCCACACCCAGGTCGGCGGCCGGCCCGCGGCCGAGACCGTCGTGGACGCCGCGTGCGCGCGTCTGAAGAGCGACTGGAAGTACGTCCTGGCACAGGAGTCGGTGCCCCAGTACGCGTGGTCGCTGCTGAAGGAGGAGATCCACCGCTGGCTGGACGAACGCGGGCTCGAACCCCTCCTGGTGGGCACCGCGGCCTTCCACGCGGCCATCGGGAAACTCCTCCTGCACGAGCCGCGCGACGAGTTCGCCGTCCTGGCGGGCGAACTCGGCCTGTACGCGGCCATCGCCGGTCTGCCCGAGCGCCAGTACGACGTCATCGTCCTGCGGTTCGTCCTAGGCATGGACGAGGGGCACGTCGCGGAGTATCTCGGCATCGAACTCGCCACCGTACGCTCCCATGTACGGCACGCCCGACGGCGCCTGGCGCGCGAGCTCAACATCAAGACCGGCCCGACCGAGACGGAAGACTAG
- a CDS encoding carboxymuconolactone decarboxylase family protein: MNAGNARLNFFASPTVGKISKTFMSVGMGLKASALPAATQELVALRVSQINGCAVCIDMHVKEAVALGETAVRLNLVAAWREAGSLFTDAERAALALAEEGTRVADAAGGVSDETWEYAAKHYDEEQLTALVILVSFMNTVNRLNVITQQPLADYRAGQLDRMAAAAGEESA; encoded by the coding sequence ATGAACGCCGGAAACGCCCGACTGAACTTCTTCGCCAGCCCCACCGTCGGCAAGATCTCCAAGACCTTCATGTCGGTGGGCATGGGGCTCAAGGCGTCGGCGCTGCCCGCCGCGACACAGGAGCTCGTGGCGCTTCGCGTGAGCCAGATCAACGGCTGCGCCGTCTGCATCGACATGCACGTCAAGGAGGCCGTCGCCCTCGGCGAGACCGCCGTGCGGCTGAACCTGGTCGCGGCCTGGCGGGAGGCCGGCTCGCTGTTCACCGACGCCGAGCGGGCCGCGCTGGCGCTCGCGGAGGAGGGGACCAGGGTCGCGGACGCGGCGGGCGGGGTCAGCGACGAGACGTGGGAGTACGCCGCCAAGCACTACGACGAGGAGCAGCTCACCGCCCTGGTGATCCTGGTGTCCTTCATGAACACGGTGAACCGGCTCAACGTCATCACCCAGCAGCCGCTGGCCGACTACCGGGCCGGGCAGCTCGACCGGATGGCGGCGGCGGCCGGAGAGGAGTCGGCGTGA
- a CDS encoding RNA polymerase sigma-70 factor, with translation MSKVDEFEELRPLLFSIAYRILGSVSEAEDAVQETWLRFDGSATRPTSAKAFLSAVVTRISIDVLRSARVRREQYVGPWFPEPLLSDPYEDPARSVELADSVSIAALLLLERLTPLERAVFLMREVFAFGFDEIAGAVGRSEAACRQLLVRARRHMEAGRPRFEADREERQKLAARFFDALKDGDVVGLRDLLAADVQLVGDGGGKAPQLAKALVGAERVARVLSTVFPLLSRIDVTFEPQEVNGQPGAIFRDRDGKVLHILALDVLDGQIQTIRTILNPDKLGHVGPVADAWAIDRELKRERRRG, from the coding sequence GTGAGCAAGGTCGACGAGTTCGAGGAGCTGCGCCCGCTGCTGTTCTCGATCGCCTACCGGATCCTGGGCAGCGTGAGTGAGGCCGAGGACGCGGTGCAGGAGACATGGCTGCGCTTCGACGGCTCGGCGACCCGGCCCACGTCGGCCAAGGCATTTCTGTCGGCCGTGGTGACCCGGATCTCGATCGATGTGCTGCGTTCCGCGCGCGTACGGCGGGAGCAGTACGTGGGCCCGTGGTTCCCCGAGCCGCTGCTCAGCGATCCGTACGAGGATCCGGCGCGGTCGGTGGAGCTGGCCGACTCGGTGTCGATCGCGGCGCTGCTGCTGTTGGAGCGGCTCACCCCGCTGGAGCGGGCGGTCTTCCTGATGCGGGAGGTGTTCGCCTTCGGGTTCGACGAGATCGCCGGGGCGGTGGGGCGCTCGGAGGCGGCGTGCCGGCAACTGCTGGTCCGGGCGCGGCGGCACATGGAGGCCGGGCGCCCGCGGTTCGAGGCGGACCGCGAGGAACGTCAGAAGCTGGCGGCACGGTTCTTCGACGCGCTGAAGGACGGCGACGTGGTCGGGCTGCGGGATCTGCTGGCGGCGGACGTGCAGCTGGTCGGCGACGGCGGAGGAAAGGCTCCGCAGCTGGCCAAGGCTCTCGTGGGCGCGGAGAGGGTGGCGCGGGTGCTGAGCACGGTCTTCCCCTTGCTGAGCCGGATCGACGTGACGTTCGAGCCGCAGGAGGTCAACGGTCAGCCAGGTGCGATCTTCCGCGACCGGGACGGCAAGGTGCTCCATATCCTGGCCCTGGACGTCCTCGACGGGCAGATCCAGACGATCCGCACCATCCTCAACCCCGACAAGCTCGGCCACGTCGGGCCGGTCGCCGACGCGTGGGCCATCGACCGTGAACTGAAGCGGGAGCGCCGGCGGGGGTGA
- a CDS encoding sortase-dependent protein, with product MRRTVLSAMALASTAVLAGTVPAFADDAAPTPVPSTRPTRDATPAPAEPSQAVPAPARTPSQVAVVPEGAPNTGVAPAASQSGTDSALIGTGAAALVAGGAAVYVVRRRRATGA from the coding sequence ATGCGCCGAACCGTCCTCAGTGCCATGGCACTTGCGAGCACCGCCGTGCTGGCGGGCACCGTGCCCGCCTTCGCCGACGACGCGGCTCCGACCCCGGTCCCCAGCACCCGCCCGACCCGGGACGCCACCCCCGCCCCCGCCGAGCCGTCGCAGGCGGTCCCCGCCCCGGCCAGGACCCCCAGCCAGGTCGCCGTCGTACCGGAGGGCGCGCCCAACACCGGAGTGGCGCCCGCTGCCTCGCAGTCCGGTACCGACAGCGCCCTGATCGGGACCGGCGCCGCGGCTCTCGTCGCGGGCGGTGCGGCGGTCTACGTCGTACGTCGTCGGCGAGCGACCGGGGCGTGA
- a CDS encoding class F sortase, which translates to MTPPSRRAFTAAALASLLVGCGGPGADRAATDEDRSGGTPPPAAKALARSVPVRLLIPAIGVDTPVMGLGLASDGTMRVPPITADDRAGWYRHSPTPGQVGPSVVIGHVTVGSYGDGVFRDLARLRRGDTVTARLENGAAAEFAVSSVRKVAKADFPADDVYGDVDRPELRLITCGGPRTGDGYLGNVIVFATMTSANGP; encoded by the coding sequence GTGACCCCGCCCTCCAGGCGTGCCTTCACCGCCGCCGCGCTGGCCTCGCTGCTCGTGGGCTGCGGCGGCCCCGGTGCGGACCGGGCCGCCACGGACGAGGATCGCTCCGGCGGCACACCACCTCCCGCCGCGAAGGCCCTCGCGCGCTCCGTCCCCGTCCGGCTGCTGATCCCGGCCATCGGGGTCGACACCCCGGTCATGGGGCTGGGGCTGGCCTCGGACGGCACCATGCGGGTGCCCCCGATCACGGCGGACGACCGCGCGGGCTGGTACCGGCACTCGCCGACGCCCGGTCAGGTCGGCCCGTCGGTGGTCATCGGCCATGTCACGGTCGGTTCCTACGGCGACGGGGTCTTCCGGGACCTCGCCCGGCTGCGCCGGGGCGACACGGTCACGGCGCGCCTGGAGAACGGCGCGGCGGCGGAGTTCGCCGTCAGCTCCGTACGGAAGGTCGCCAAGGCGGACTTCCCGGCGGACGACGTGTACGGGGACGTGGACCGCCCGGAGCTGCGGCTCATCACCTGCGGTGGGCCCCGCACCGGTGACGGCTATCTCGGCAACGTGATCGTCTTCGCCACGATGACCTCCGCGAACGGCCCCTGA
- a CDS encoding RNA polymerase sigma factor, whose product MKRSRDKAASDLFAALYPRLAGWCRRLVDDDETAHEIASEAFTRLWARWTSVQEPRGFLYVTAANLVRDHWRKLERERKAIRRVTSEAAVSPHTEQADPSVRLLVQSLPERLRVPILLHYYADMPIREVSVLTGRKEGTVKADLHAARELLRAHLRRSLDHTR is encoded by the coding sequence TTGAAACGGTCCCGCGACAAGGCAGCGTCCGACCTGTTCGCCGCCCTCTACCCGCGCCTCGCCGGCTGGTGCCGCCGTCTGGTCGACGACGACGAGACGGCGCACGAGATCGCCTCCGAGGCGTTCACCCGGCTCTGGGCGCGGTGGACATCCGTGCAGGAGCCGCGCGGCTTCCTCTACGTCACCGCGGCCAACCTCGTACGGGACCACTGGCGCAAACTGGAGCGCGAACGCAAGGCCATCCGCCGCGTCACCTCCGAAGCCGCGGTCAGCCCGCACACCGAGCAGGCGGATCCTTCGGTACGTCTGCTCGTACAGTCACTCCCGGAACGACTGCGCGTCCCGATCCTGTTGCACTACTACGCCGACATGCCGATCCGGGAGGTGTCCGTGCTGACCGGGCGCAAGGAAGGAACCGTCAAGGCCGACCTCCACGCGGCCCGCGAACTGCTCCGCGCCCACCTGAGGAGAAGCCTTGACCACACGCGCTGA
- a CDS encoding acetate/propionate family kinase, translating to MADHEREPVLVADAGSSSVHLTVFANDGTALASYDDTSAPGDNMAGQLRDLLRYAPAPTAVGHRIVHGGPELRHHTLVDDDVRDALQRTSDLAPSHVPPALRVLDAARELLPNVPHIACFDTVFHAGLPAAAREFAVPETWRGEFGVRRYGFHGLSYAWALARTAELLGRRPKSLRIVIAHLGGGCSACAVRDGASVDTTMGFTPLDGLVMSHRSGAVDPGALTWLQTRHGLSARDIDDALDHRSGLLALSGTSGDTRDLVRARATGDERAALALDVFTHHCRSGIAAMAASLDRIDALVFTGGIGEDQPEVREEICAGLGILGVAGGLLVPPEDDEAPAYLVSAPEAEVPVIVVPTGETRQIDKETRTLLSAR from the coding sequence GTGGCCGATCACGAGCGTGAACCCGTGCTGGTGGCGGACGCCGGGTCCTCCAGCGTGCACCTGACCGTCTTCGCGAACGACGGCACGGCACTCGCCTCGTACGACGACACGTCGGCGCCGGGCGACAACATGGCCGGGCAACTCCGCGACCTGCTCCGCTACGCGCCCGCGCCCACGGCGGTCGGACACCGGATCGTGCACGGCGGCCCGGAACTGCGGCACCACACCCTGGTCGACGACGACGTCAGGGACGCCCTCCAGCGCACGTCCGACCTCGCTCCCTCCCATGTGCCGCCGGCCCTGCGCGTACTCGACGCGGCCCGTGAGCTGCTGCCCAACGTGCCGCACATCGCCTGCTTCGACACCGTCTTCCACGCCGGTCTGCCCGCGGCGGCCCGGGAGTTCGCCGTACCCGAGACCTGGCGCGGCGAGTTCGGTGTGCGGCGTTACGGCTTCCACGGTCTGTCCTACGCGTGGGCGCTGGCCCGCACCGCCGAACTGCTCGGGCGGCGGCCGAAGAGCCTGCGGATCGTCATCGCCCACCTCGGCGGCGGCTGCTCGGCGTGCGCGGTGCGTGACGGCGCGAGCGTCGACACCACCATGGGTTTCACTCCCCTGGACGGCCTGGTGATGAGCCATCGCAGCGGCGCCGTCGACCCGGGAGCCCTGACCTGGCTCCAGACCCGGCACGGGCTGTCGGCACGGGACATCGACGACGCCCTCGACCACCGTTCGGGCCTGCTGGCCCTCTCCGGTACGTCCGGGGACACCCGCGACCTGGTACGCGCCCGTGCGACCGGCGACGAGCGGGCGGCGCTGGCGCTGGACGTCTTCACGCACCACTGCCGCAGCGGCATCGCGGCGATGGCCGCGTCCCTGGACCGTATCGACGCGCTGGTCTTCACCGGCGGGATCGGCGAGGACCAGCCGGAGGTGCGCGAGGAGATCTGCGCGGGGCTGGGCATCCTGGGCGTCGCGGGCGGCCTGCTGGTGCCGCCGGAGGACGACGAGGCGCCCGCGTATCTGGTCAGCGCGCCGGAGGCGGAGGTCCCGGTGATCGTCGTACCGACGGGCGAGACACGCCAGATCGACAAGGAGACGCGCACGCTGCTGAGCGCTCGCTGA
- a CDS encoding DUF2267 domain-containing protein — MHHDEMIGKIQALAQLPDRGSTERATQAVLRTLGERLPAGLAEHVAAQLPPELAADLRRPAEFAVAEGRDAGSGERFDLVAFTGRIADRAGTTDDAALREAAAVLEVLDAALAPELMNKIAAALPVDIGALLPAGRTTGDVG, encoded by the coding sequence ATGCACCACGACGAGATGATCGGCAAGATTCAGGCGCTCGCCCAGCTGCCGGACCGTGGATCCACCGAGCGGGCGACCCAGGCGGTGCTGCGGACACTGGGCGAACGGCTGCCGGCGGGGCTCGCCGAGCACGTCGCGGCGCAGCTGCCGCCGGAGCTGGCCGCCGACCTGCGGCGGCCGGCGGAGTTCGCCGTCGCGGAGGGGCGGGACGCGGGCTCCGGCGAACGGTTCGACCTGGTCGCCTTCACGGGCCGGATCGCGGACCGGGCGGGGACCACGGATGACGCGGCCCTCCGCGAGGCGGCGGCCGTGCTGGAGGTGCTGGACGCCGCTCTCGCCCCCGAGCTGATGAACAAGATCGCCGCCGCGCTGCCGGTCGACATCGGCGCGCTGCTGCCGGCCGGGCGTACCACCGGCGACGTGGGCTGA
- a CDS encoding NADPH-dependent F420 reductase, whose translation MRIGIIGAGRIGSTLARHFAAIGHEVALANSRGPETLAELVAGMDGSVRAVTAAEAARFGQVVVVSIPYGHIGDLPVAELRDKVVVDTCNYYPDRDGHEPDLDDDSTTSSEKLRNATDSNLVKAFNAIYWDALRDRGRPKGDPERLAIPISGEDEEAVAVVAGLIRDIGFDPVNAGHLGGGGRKHQPGTGVYTAQLSATELDARLHSA comes from the coding sequence ATGCGTATCGGAATCATCGGAGCTGGCCGTATCGGCTCCACACTCGCCCGGCACTTCGCCGCCATCGGCCACGAGGTCGCCCTCGCGAACTCGCGCGGCCCCGAGACGCTGGCGGAGCTGGTCGCAGGCATGGACGGCTCCGTCCGGGCGGTCACGGCCGCGGAAGCGGCCCGGTTCGGCCAGGTGGTCGTCGTGTCGATCCCGTACGGGCACATCGGCGATCTGCCCGTCGCCGAGCTGCGCGACAAGGTCGTCGTGGACACGTGCAACTACTACCCGGACCGGGACGGCCACGAGCCCGACCTGGACGACGACTCCACCACCTCCAGCGAGAAGCTCCGGAACGCGACGGACTCGAACCTGGTCAAGGCGTTCAACGCGATCTACTGGGACGCCCTGCGCGACCGTGGCCGCCCCAAGGGCGACCCCGAACGCCTGGCCATCCCGATCTCCGGCGAGGACGAGGAGGCCGTGGCGGTCGTGGCCGGACTGATCCGCGACATCGGCTTCGACCCGGTCAACGCCGGTCACCTCGGCGGGGGAGGCCGCAAGCACCAGCCCGGCACTGGCGTCTACACCGCACAGCTGTCCGCCACCGAGCTGGACGCACGGCTGCACAGCGCGTGA